GCTCGGGCTTCCCACCACCGCGACGATGATGTTCGGGCACGTCGAGACGTACGCGGACCGCGTGACGCACCTGGAGAAGATCCGCGCGCTCCAGGACCGCAGCCTGGAGCGCCGGGCGGCCTCGTTCACCGCGTTCATCTCCTGGACCTACAAGACCGAGAACACCGCGCTCGGCGGCCGGGAGGTGTCCAGCGCGGAGTACCTGCGCACGCAGGCGGTCACCCGCCTGTTCTTCGACAACATTCCGAACATCCAGTCGTCGTGGGTGACGCAGGGGAAGGAGATCGGCCAGATCGCCCTGAAGTTCGGCGCCAACGACATGGGCAGCACGATGATCGAAGAGAACGTCGTGCGGGCAGCGGGCGCCTACGGCTGCACGACGCGCACCGAGATCGAGCGCCTCATCCGCGAGGCGGGGTATATCCCCCGCCAGAGAGACACGCTGTACCGCCTGGTGTCCTGACCGCCCGGCCTCCGGAATGACCGGTCTGTTCATCGTCGAGACGCTTCTGGTCACCGCGGTCGTCCTGACGTTTTTCCTGACCGTGGGGACGATCTCCTACCGCATCACCGACACGAGTCTCCAGGTATGCATCCTCGGGGGGGTCGTCCGACGCATCCGTCTGGCCGACATCGAAGAGGTGCACCGCCGCGGCGCCCTGATCCACGAGAACTGGTCCTCGCTGAAGTTCTGGAACAGCGTGACGATCCGCAGGCGCTCGGGGTTGTTCAGGAACTTCGTCATCAGCCCGGACGATCCGGACGCGTTCGTGGTGCGGCTTCAGGATGCCGTGCGGCGGTCCGCGGAGCCGGCGTCCCCGCCGGGCGGCACCGCCTGGGGGTGGTAGGCGCCGCCGAGCCACAGCCCGGGGACGGCCGTGGCGCACTCCGGGCAGGTCCCCTTCGGGGTGACACGGTAATCCCGGATACGGTATCCGACCCGCTCGACGAGCAGCGCCCGGCAGGACGCGCACCGCGTGTTCTCGAGGTCCCCGACCCTGCCCGGGATGTTCCCCGCGTACACGAACCGCAGGCCCTCCTTCCTGCCGATCTCGGCGGCGCGCAGGAGTGTCGCCACCGGCGTGTTGTCCGGGTCGGTCATCTTGTAGTCCTTGTGGAAGGCGGTCACGTGCCACGGCATGTCGGGCGACACACCCCTGAGAAAGCGGGCGATGTCGGTGATCTCTTCGTCGGAGTCGTTGAAGCCCGGGATCAGCAGCGTCACGATCTCGACCCAGAACCCCTTGCGCTCGAGCATGACGATCGTGTCGAGGACGTTCTTGAGCGTGCCGCCGAGGGCTCGGTAATTCCGGTCGCGGAACGACTTCAGGTCGACCTTGTACAGCCGCACGTGCGGACGGATGTAATCGAGGACCTGCTCCGTGCCGTTGCCGTTGCTGATGTAGGCACAGACGAGACCGGCTTTCGACGCTTCCTTGAAGACGGCGACCGCCCACTCCGAAGTGATGAGCGGTTCGTTGTAGGTCGAGGCGAGGATCGCCGCCCCGGACCGCCTGGCCAGGGAAACCAGACCCTCGGGGGTGGTCCGATCGGGCCGCGAGACGGCATCCTTGTCGCGGATCGCCTGCGACGTGATCCAGTTCTGACAGTACCCGCAGTGGTAGTCGCACCCCAGCATTCCGAAGGACAGCGCGAGAGATCCGGGCAGGACGTGGAAGAACGGCTTCTTCTCGACCGGATCGACCTGAAGCGCCCCGACGTATCCCCACGGTACCTGAAGGCGGCCCCCGTCGTTGAAACGGACCCTGCAGATTCCCGGGCGCCCCTCCGGAATGAAGCAGCGATGGCCGCAGGCGTAGCAGCGCACCGCCCCATCGGGCAGCCGTTCGTAGATCTCCCCCTCACGCGTCATCTCCGAGAGTGTCTGCGCCAGGGGGGA
Above is a genomic segment from Candidatus Dormiibacterota bacterium containing:
- the amrS gene encoding AmmeMemoRadiSam system radical SAM enzyme, with the protein product MASSTSPLAQTLSEMTREGEIYERLPDGAVRCYACGHRCFIPEGRPGICRVRFNDGGRLQVPWGYVGALQVDPVEKKPFFHVLPGSLALSFGMLGCDYHCGYCQNWITSQAIRDKDAVSRPDRTTPEGLVSLARRSGAAILASTYNEPLITSEWAVAVFKEASKAGLVCAYISNGNGTEQVLDYIRPHVRLYKVDLKSFRDRNYRALGGTLKNVLDTIVMLERKGFWVEIVTLLIPGFNDSDEEITDIARFLRGVSPDMPWHVTAFHKDYKMTDPDNTPVATLLRAAEIGRKEGLRFVYAGNIPGRVGDLENTRCASCRALLVERVGYRIRDYRVTPKGTCPECATAVPGLWLGGAYHPQAVPPGGDAGSADRRTAS